A stretch of Myxococcus hansupus DNA encodes these proteins:
- a CDS encoding DUF2085 domain-containing protein, with the protein MFWLSHHHPDEYNRTYLFGGVRVCARCLGTYPVMLAAMVAQFALRAPLHGSLDVPVVLGLTVPALADWALGRFRPAAGSNVVRTSTGILLGLALGRSLYVHLQQPLPAVLLAQGALVTAVAVPVILATYQRPRPG; encoded by the coding sequence GTGTTCTGGCTCAGCCATCATCACCCGGATGAGTACAACCGCACGTACCTGTTCGGCGGCGTGCGCGTCTGCGCGCGCTGCCTGGGGACCTACCCGGTGATGCTGGCCGCGATGGTGGCGCAGTTCGCCCTTCGCGCGCCGCTTCACGGGTCGCTGGACGTCCCGGTGGTGTTGGGGCTCACGGTGCCAGCGCTGGCGGACTGGGCGCTGGGCCGCTTCCGGCCGGCGGCTGGCTCCAACGTGGTGCGGACGTCGACGGGGATTTTGTTGGGACTGGCGCTCGGCCGCTCCCTTTACGTGCATTTGCAGCAGCCACTGCCGGCCGTGCTGCTGGCGCAGGGCGCGCTCGTGACAGCGGTGGCCGTCCCTGTCATTCTCGCCACTTATCAAAGACCGCGCCCGGGATAG
- a CDS encoding ABC transporter ATP-binding protein, whose product MSTTPLLQVDGVKVHFPVRGGVLGRVRGAVKAVDGVSFDVSRGETLGLVGESGCGKSTLGRAVLRLVEPTAGSVRFDGRELTGLSQRELQPLRQRMQFVFQDPYASLNPRLTVREILEEPFAIHGLARGPGERAREVAALMDAMGLPREALERLPHEFSGGQRQRIGIARALALRPDLVVADEPISALDVSVQAQIVNLLVDLQRERGLTYVFIAHDLNIVEYVSTRVAVMYLGRIVELAPSAALYRQPRHPYTQALLSAVPVAEPGHQRTRLLVPGEPPSPLAPPPGCTFHPRCPHAMERCRREVPPSYPLGGGHFAACFLAEPDAREAPSDAAPGGSTGVLAQPSSPG is encoded by the coding sequence ATGAGCACGACCCCGTTGCTCCAGGTGGACGGCGTGAAGGTTCACTTCCCCGTGCGCGGTGGCGTGCTGGGCCGGGTTCGCGGCGCGGTGAAGGCCGTGGACGGCGTGAGCTTCGACGTGTCTCGTGGGGAGACGCTGGGGCTGGTGGGGGAGAGTGGCTGCGGCAAGAGCACCCTGGGCCGAGCGGTGTTGCGCCTGGTGGAGCCCACGGCGGGCTCGGTCCGCTTCGACGGCCGCGAGCTCACCGGGCTGTCGCAGCGTGAGCTCCAGCCGCTGCGTCAGCGGATGCAGTTCGTCTTCCAGGACCCCTACGCTTCGCTCAATCCCCGGTTGACGGTGCGGGAGATTCTGGAGGAGCCCTTCGCCATCCACGGACTGGCGCGAGGGCCAGGGGAGCGGGCGCGCGAGGTGGCGGCGCTGATGGACGCCATGGGGCTGCCGCGCGAGGCGTTGGAGCGGCTCCCCCACGAGTTCTCGGGAGGGCAGCGGCAGCGCATCGGCATCGCGCGGGCGCTGGCCCTGCGGCCCGACCTGGTGGTGGCGGACGAGCCCATCAGCGCGCTGGACGTGTCCGTGCAGGCGCAAATCGTCAACCTGCTGGTGGACCTGCAACGCGAGCGCGGCCTCACGTACGTCTTCATCGCCCACGACCTGAACATCGTCGAGTACGTCTCCACGCGCGTGGCAGTGATGTACCTGGGGCGCATCGTCGAATTGGCGCCCTCGGCCGCGCTCTACCGTCAGCCGCGCCATCCCTACACCCAGGCGTTGCTGTCCGCGGTTCCCGTGGCGGAGCCCGGGCACCAGCGCACGCGGCTGCTGGTGCCGGGCGAGCCGCCGTCCCCGCTGGCCCCGCCGCCGGGATGCACCTTCCATCCACGCTGTCCTCATGCGATGGAGCGTTGTCGGCGAGAAGTCCCTCCGTCCTATCCTCTGGGCGGTGGGCACTTCGCGGCCTGTTTCCTGGCGGAGCCCGATGCACGTGAGGCCCCGTCCGACGCAGCCCCAGGAGGAAGCACCGGTGTTCTGGCTCAGCCATCATCACCCGGATGA
- a CDS encoding TadE/TadG family type IV pilus assembly protein, whose amino-acid sequence MGQEAHEPGTQGASRRQSGQAAVEAAMIMPLAVFMTLGIIQLTMMQHAKLMTEYAAYQAARAGIVWNGNNERMHDAAIVALLPTMGRTDDIVELGKTFIIHQLYDSGMRTLNFGGGRVPRTVNGSNLFGVIRVDTISPAYFTPIDSMWKLRSGYNWQELDFDGADSFPEVPSLENHIRKFFNLPEPDDAELVFRKSTRLTIRLRYWYQLRVPFANSIIFYSWFASNAGMALRGAIDRSTVDPRANMMNRRGNLTPLLAGARGIEHEMGYDSVYPLEMTVLWMLANGSIPIVSNLAGKRYFMPLTATYSMRMQSNFHRKWIMHLNPDWGL is encoded by the coding sequence ATGGGACAGGAAGCACATGAGCCGGGGACGCAGGGGGCGTCTCGCCGGCAATCGGGTCAAGCCGCGGTCGAAGCGGCGATGATCATGCCGCTCGCCGTCTTCATGACGCTGGGGATCATCCAGCTCACGATGATGCAGCACGCGAAGCTCATGACGGAGTACGCCGCCTACCAGGCCGCGCGTGCCGGCATCGTGTGGAACGGCAACAACGAGCGCATGCACGACGCCGCCATCGTGGCGCTGCTTCCCACCATGGGACGCACGGACGACATCGTCGAACTGGGGAAGACGTTCATCATCCACCAGCTCTACGACTCCGGCATGCGCACGTTGAACTTCGGCGGTGGCCGCGTGCCCCGGACGGTCAACGGGTCCAACCTGTTCGGCGTCATCCGGGTGGACACCATCAGTCCCGCGTACTTCACGCCCATCGACTCGATGTGGAAGCTGCGCAGCGGCTACAACTGGCAGGAGCTGGATTTCGACGGCGCGGACTCCTTTCCGGAGGTTCCGTCGCTCGAAAACCACATCCGCAAGTTCTTCAACCTGCCCGAGCCGGACGACGCGGAGCTGGTGTTCCGCAAGTCCACGCGTCTCACCATCCGCCTTCGCTACTGGTACCAACTGCGGGTGCCCTTCGCGAACTCCATCATCTTCTACTCCTGGTTCGCTTCGAACGCGGGCATGGCGCTGCGAGGCGCCATCGACCGAAGCACCGTGGATCCGCGCGCGAACATGATGAACCGCCGCGGCAACCTCACCCCGTTGCTCGCGGGGGCCCGCGGTATCGAGCACGAGATGGGATACGACTCCGTCTATCCGCTCGAGATGACCGTGCTCTGGATGCTCGCCAACGGCAGCATCCCCATCGTTTCGAATCTGGCCGGCAAGCGGTATTTCATGCCGCTGACGGCCACCTACAGCATGCGCATGCAGTCCAACTTCCACCGCAAGTGGATCATGCATCTGAACCCCGACTGGGGTCTGTAA
- a CDS encoding anti-sigma factor family protein, whose translation MNPQNAHAHEDRLLDFAYGELPVPEARLVEAHLEGCARCSQALDEIRGVRATMSQLSVESAPDAGLESLMAYAQQAARRAAAGPEPKPSRWRRWLLPVVGLASVSTLGIVTFQARSPELTQPDLRAAEVQSPWAAKDSAPAPAAPVAPAPTAAAPAPVPPPSGVKVPAELMASAPEWDGDKAQKPSGPSKNARMADLGGQERLRADDWANAGSGGGLGKRGSQESASKSKYAPSTSARARAEAPAPAPASKLALSEGAAHDDEESLVMAERRVPDSQAPMNVPPRDSLRVGMSRAEKKTAAADDFADRDAPAAMAKAEAEVAPPPPPKGQPLGEPAPGAPSEVAAIGSPQGASAPVMRKEQSVPAQSAARPSKASVTVLSQEARVASQAGDRSQEAGLIRAALAAGASGSERLDLLNRLCEAEFALGMYSAGVETCNLVIHEAPGSSAASAARRRLTRESERRLAPTERGNPPK comes from the coding sequence ATGAATCCTCAGAACGCGCACGCGCACGAGGACCGGTTGCTCGACTTCGCCTACGGCGAGCTGCCCGTGCCCGAAGCCCGTCTCGTCGAGGCACACCTGGAGGGCTGTGCCCGCTGCTCGCAGGCCCTGGATGAAATCCGCGGCGTGCGTGCCACCATGTCCCAACTGTCCGTGGAGTCCGCGCCGGACGCGGGGCTGGAGTCGCTGATGGCGTACGCCCAGCAGGCCGCGCGACGCGCCGCCGCGGGGCCCGAGCCGAAGCCGAGCCGCTGGCGCCGCTGGCTGTTGCCGGTGGTGGGGCTGGCCTCCGTCAGCACCCTGGGCATCGTGACGTTTCAGGCCCGCTCGCCCGAGCTCACCCAGCCGGATTTGCGCGCGGCCGAGGTGCAGTCGCCATGGGCCGCGAAGGACTCCGCGCCAGCTCCTGCGGCGCCCGTCGCGCCGGCCCCGACCGCCGCCGCACCCGCTCCGGTGCCTCCTCCCTCGGGGGTGAAGGTTCCCGCGGAGTTGATGGCCTCCGCGCCGGAGTGGGATGGCGACAAGGCCCAGAAGCCGTCCGGGCCCAGCAAGAACGCGCGAATGGCGGACCTGGGGGGGCAGGAGCGCCTGCGCGCGGACGATTGGGCCAACGCGGGAAGTGGTGGCGGCCTGGGCAAGCGGGGGAGCCAGGAGAGCGCCAGCAAATCGAAGTATGCGCCGTCCACGAGCGCCCGGGCTCGCGCGGAGGCGCCCGCGCCCGCGCCCGCCTCGAAGCTCGCGCTCTCGGAAGGTGCGGCTCATGACGACGAGGAGTCCCTCGTCATGGCGGAGCGGCGCGTGCCGGACTCCCAAGCCCCCATGAACGTGCCTCCGCGGGACTCGCTCCGGGTGGGGATGTCTCGGGCTGAGAAGAAGACCGCTGCCGCCGATGACTTCGCGGACAGGGATGCGCCCGCCGCCATGGCGAAGGCCGAGGCCGAGGTCGCGCCTCCGCCTCCGCCCAAGGGCCAGCCACTTGGTGAACCCGCGCCGGGCGCACCGTCGGAGGTGGCGGCCATTGGCTCCCCGCAGGGTGCCTCCGCCCCCGTGATGCGCAAGGAGCAGTCCGTCCCGGCGCAGTCCGCTGCCCGGCCATCGAAAGCGTCCGTGACGGTGTTGTCACAGGAGGCGAGGGTGGCTTCCCAGGCGGGAGACCGTTCCCAGGAGGCCGGGCTGATCCGCGCGGCGCTGGCGGCGGGGGCTTCCGGATCCGAGCGGTTGGATTTGTTGAACCGCCTGTGTGAGGCTGAGTTCGCCCTGGGTATGTATTCAGCGGGCGTCGAGACGTGTAACCTCGTGATACATGAAGCCCCCGGCTCGAGCGCCGCCAGCGCGGCCCGCCGGCGGCTCACGCGTGAGTCGGAGCGACGTCTCGCGCCTACGGAGCGCGGTAACCCCCCGAAATAG
- a CDS encoding RNA polymerase sigma factor: MLGPETSDERLMLAFQAGEPRAFEALVRKHRTPVFNFILRFTGHRARAEDVLQETWLKVVRNAGEYTPKAKFTTWLYTIARNLCVDSARKESYRQASSLDAPSPGSERDEARPLGDGLPDAGASPERGAYNARLRPMLERALAALPEEQREVFTLREYSGIPFKDIAEVTGVSENTVKSRMRYALEGLRRRLAEMGVDGDLAEDGRTVVG, from the coding sequence GTGTTGGGACCGGAAACCTCAGACGAGCGGCTGATGCTCGCCTTCCAGGCGGGGGAGCCGCGCGCGTTCGAGGCGCTGGTGCGCAAGCACCGGACGCCGGTGTTCAACTTCATCCTTCGCTTCACCGGGCACCGGGCCCGGGCGGAGGACGTGCTGCAGGAGACGTGGCTGAAGGTGGTTCGGAACGCGGGCGAATACACGCCCAAGGCGAAGTTCACGACCTGGCTCTACACGATTGCGAGGAACCTCTGCGTGGACAGCGCGCGCAAAGAGAGCTACCGCCAGGCGTCTTCCCTGGACGCCCCGTCACCGGGTTCGGAACGGGACGAGGCGCGCCCCCTGGGCGACGGGCTCCCCGACGCGGGCGCCAGTCCCGAGCGCGGCGCCTACAACGCCCGCTTGCGTCCCATGCTGGAGCGCGCGCTGGCGGCGCTTCCGGAAGAGCAACGCGAGGTCTTCACCTTGCGTGAGTACAGCGGCATCCCCTTCAAGGACATCGCGGAGGTGACGGGCGTGTCCGAGAACACGGTGAAGAGCCGCATGCGTTACGCACTCGAGGGGCTGCGCCGCCGCCTGGCGGAGATGGGCGTGGACGGCGACCTCGCCGAGGACGGAAGGACGGTGGTGGGATGA
- a CDS encoding TadE/TadG family type IV pilus assembly protein, with translation MRARHHLRSRSRGAATVEFALSVPLLVTILMFSMYLTELVRAKLKLQEAARYAVWEMTSYALSDFANGRHDDAFEDARQEAHDEFVERYKDMDSVEPNGPGGNFIARFTDVQATITNKEIALLESGMLSRPSTSEGGGLAGAILGPLNNGMGWVLNQWGFNNKGWVESEVQMTYQNTILPTSYLDESGGRGGFFKENMMGGRDLGSMTLKSKYSMYANGWHMPDGGDAIIRGRRAGQHTGGDLNQPHGLYRQVDRMVYLGFASTLDSLGIGAILDVVASVLPNFLGTFVVARNYGVGNSQKGDCTGLAQYDAKASSGLHVMHKRRFELTDHERPNCFDTAPFRDEMTYNDSNYIKVFNARGEYYMGCKRAMADDPTDPDARPESTRNDEQDQKIPCE, from the coding sequence ATGCGCGCCCGTCACCACTTGCGTTCACGCTCACGAGGTGCCGCCACGGTCGAGTTCGCTCTCTCCGTGCCGCTCCTCGTGACGATCCTGATGTTCAGCATGTACCTCACGGAGTTGGTGAGGGCGAAGCTCAAGCTCCAGGAGGCGGCGCGCTACGCCGTCTGGGAGATGACCAGCTACGCGCTCTCCGACTTCGCGAACGGCCGGCATGACGATGCCTTCGAGGACGCCCGCCAGGAGGCGCACGACGAGTTCGTCGAGCGCTACAAGGACATGGACTCGGTGGAGCCCAACGGCCCGGGTGGGAACTTCATCGCCCGCTTCACGGACGTGCAGGCGACCATCACCAACAAGGAGATCGCGCTCCTCGAGAGCGGGATGCTCAGTCGCCCGAGCACCAGCGAAGGAGGCGGGCTGGCAGGCGCCATCCTTGGCCCCTTGAACAACGGCATGGGATGGGTGTTGAACCAGTGGGGTTTCAACAACAAGGGCTGGGTCGAGTCCGAAGTCCAGATGACCTACCAGAACACCATCCTGCCCACGAGCTACCTCGACGAGAGTGGAGGTCGCGGCGGCTTTTTCAAGGAAAACATGATGGGCGGCCGTGACCTGGGCAGCATGACGCTCAAGTCCAAGTACTCCATGTACGCCAACGGCTGGCACATGCCGGACGGCGGCGACGCCATCATCCGTGGCCGCCGCGCGGGTCAGCACACCGGTGGTGACCTGAACCAGCCCCACGGCCTCTACCGTCAGGTGGACCGCATGGTGTACCTGGGCTTCGCCTCCACGCTGGACAGCCTGGGCATTGGCGCCATCCTGGATGTCGTCGCCTCGGTGCTCCCCAACTTCCTGGGCACCTTCGTGGTGGCGCGCAACTACGGCGTGGGCAACTCGCAGAAGGGTGACTGCACGGGTCTGGCCCAGTACGACGCGAAGGCGAGCAGCGGCCTGCACGTCATGCACAAGCGCCGCTTCGAGCTGACCGACCACGAGCGTCCGAACTGCTTCGACACCGCGCCGTTCCGCGACGAGATGACGTACAACGACAGCAACTACATCAAGGTCTTCAACGCGCGCGGCGAGTACTACATGGGTTGCAAGCGGGCCATGGCCGACGACCCGACCGACCCGGATGCCCGGCCGGAGTCCACGCGGAATGATGAGCAAGACCAGAAGATTCCTTGCGAGTAG